The DNA window GTCGTTCCCCGAAACGTACGGTCGAAAACTGGAGGACCTGCTCGTCGCGGAGTTCGGCGCGGGGTGGCCGGACGGCGCGTCGGGCGACGAACTCCGGCGAACGATTCGACGGCTCAAGGAGGACTACTTCGCGCAGAACCCGGTCGAGTACGATTACCGCGTCGCGCTCGGCTACGCCATCTACCACCTGCCGGACTACTACGCCGTGGTCCAGTACGTCCTCTCGGAACTCGCGGGGCGGGGCCTGCTTCCCGGAAAACTTCGCGTGCTGGACGTTGGCGCAGGGGTCGGCGGCCCCGCGCTCGGCCTCCACGACTTCCTCCCGTCGGAGACGTTCGTGGAGTATCACGCCGTCGAACCGAGCGACGCCGCGGACGTTCTCGCCGCGATGCTGGAGGAGACTGGCGAGAACTTCTACCCGACCGTGCACCGCGACACCGCGGAGGCGTTCGAACCCGAAGACGGCGAGGCGGAGTACGACCTCATCGTGTTCGCCAACGTGCTGAGCGAGTTGTCCGACCCGGAAGCGGTCGTTCGGAAGTACCTCGACTACCTCGCGCCCGACGGGTCGATGGTCGCCATCGCCCCGGCGGACAAGAACGCCAGCATCGGCCTCCGGGAGGTCGAACGAAGCGTCGCCGACCGGACGACGGTGTTCTCGCCGACGCTCCGCCTCTGGCCCGGCGAGGAACCGAGCGACGACTGCTGGTCGTTCGACGTGAAACCCGAGTTGTCGGTCCCGCCGTTCCAACGCCGACTGGACGCGGGCGAGAGCGGTGACGGTGAGGGTGATGGCGACGATTCCGAGAGCGGCGCTGATGGTCGCTCCGAGGACGCCTCCGAACACGTCGAACATCGTGGAATCGACGCCAGCAACTACGAGTTCGAGTCGGACGACGGTGCCAAGGAAACGAGCGAGCAGGGCATCGACGCGAGCGAATACGGACTCGATGCAAGCGAGTACGATGCCAGTGCCGGTGAACACGATGTCAGTTCCGGTGACGGACTCGACGCGAACGGGCGAGGGATGGATGCGAGCGGGCGAGGAACCGATGTGGCCGAACCATCGGAGACGGTGACGCTGGACGATATCGAGGGCGACGGCGAGTTCGTCAACGTGGACGTGCAGTTCTCACACGTCGTCCTCCGAACCGACGGAACCCGTCGGCGTGAGTTCACCGCGAGCAGGGCCGAATCCGCGAAGATGGCGGAGATGGAACGCCACGTCACTGAACGCGTGAACCTCGTCGCGGTGAAACTCAGCCACTCGCTGTCGGAGGATGGAGAAAACCCCGTGTTCAAGGTGAGCGACGGCAGCGAGGCGGTGGGGAACTTCGCGGTCCTGACGAAGGAAACGTCGCTCAATCGCGCGCTCCGCGAGGCGGCCTACGGTGCGCTCCTCTCGTTCGAGGACGTGCTCGTGCTCTGGAACGAGGACGAAAAAGCGTACAACCTCGTCGTGGACGAACGGACGGTCGTGGACCGCCGCTAGTTCGCCTCGACGCACTCCCGGACGAAGTTGTAGTACGAACCGAACTTCCCCTCATCGTTCGGCGACAGCGGAATCCCGTTTTCCGCGAGCAGTTCGACCGTCTTCTTTGGCTCACACTCGAACCAGATGGACAGGATGTCTACGTTACGCTGCGCGTATTCGTAGTTGAGTTCGAGTGTGTGAGCGTCTGTGACATTTCCCTCCGCCATGTCCGTTCGGATAGTGTGAGCCTCACAGCATAAATCCATGTGATTCGTTAATTATCAATACTGTATTATAACAACGATTGGACACACTTGGCCCCTCTCGCTCCGTCTCGAAATACGCTCGAGACCGCTCGCTGCGGCGCTTTTCGGTCGTCTACCATCTCGTTCGTTCACCTCTCTTCCATTCCCCTGGAACTGTCCAACTCGTCGTTTTCACGGCCGGGTCGGACTCGCGTTGGGAGTGCTGGCACGCACCGAGCGGAGTACTTTTGCGTTCCCGTTCCAACTCCCCTGCATGGGCGATTCGCTGGAAATTCTTCTGACGAACGACGACGGCATCGACAGTCCCGGTATCCGCGCGCTGTACGAGAGCCTCCAGGAAATCGGCAACGTGACCACCGTCGCACCCGCGACCGATCAGAGCGCGGTCGGTCGCGCGATGTCCTACGAGGTCGAGGTCGAGGAGCACGAACTCGGCTACGCCATCACGGGCACTCCCACCGATTGCGTCGTCGCCGGACTGACCGAACTCGGTCCCTATCCCGATATCGTCGTCTCCGGGTGTAACAACGGGGCGAACCTCGGCGCGTACGTTCTCGGACGCTCTGGAACCGTCAGCGCCGCGGTCGAGGCCGCCTTCTTCGACGTTCCCGCCATCGCCGTCTCGCTGCACGTGCCGAACCACCTCTGGCCCTACGACACGACCGTCGAGGAGTACGACGTGGCGGCGAAGGCGACGACCTATCTCACCGAACACGCGCTCGACGCGGGCGTGTTCGAACAGGCCGAGTACCTGAACGTCAACGCGCCGATGTCGAGCGACGGGGCGACTCCGATGGAGGTCACCCGCCCTCGCACGTCTACGACATGGACACGACCAACGAGGGCGGCGTCATCACGCTGCACGACCGGACGTGGGAACAGATGGGCGACGAGACGCTGCCGGACGCCGAGGGGACGGACCGTCACGCGGTGTTCAACGGGAAGGTGAGCGTCTCGCCGTTGACCGCCCCGCACACGACGCGCCACCACGAATCGCTGGACGAACTGGTGACGGAGTACCGGGTCTAGCGCCACCGTTTTACCCGCTGGAGTCCAACCGGGCCTGATGACTGGGGGGTAAGAATCGTGAGTCGTACCGATATCGAACAGCTTGCGCTCGATGTCGTTCCCGTCAACGTCGCGGTGCTCGACGAGAACGGGGTCATCGTCGCAACGAACGACGCGTGGGAGCGGTTCGGCCGAGAAAACGGTCTGGCCGAGCCGACGATAGGGGTCAATTATCTCGACGTTTGTGACGGTGCGGACGAGCTGACGGCGGACGAAGCGGCGACGGGCATCCGCGCCATTTTGTCGGGGGATCGGACCGATTTTAGCCTCGAATACCCGTGTCACTCGCCGGACGAGCGGCGCTGGTTCGTGATGCGCGCAGCGGACGTGACGGACGACGGCAATCGGTACGTCGTCGTGGCACACATGAACGTCACCGAGCGACACGAATCGAAGTCCGAAGTCGAGCGGTACGAGATGATCGTTCGCAACGTCCCGGTGATATTCTTCGTCATCGACGCCGACGGGACGTTCCAACTCGTGGAGGGGAGCGGATTGGAATCGACCGGGTTGGAAGACGGGGAACTGGTCGGCGAGTCCATCGACGACCGGTACAAAGACCACCCTGATATCCTCGAAAACTGCCGTCGCGCCCTGTCGGGGGAGCCGATTCAGACGACCAGCGAATTCGGGGGGATTATCTACGACGTCGTGTATCAACCCGTGTTCGATTCGGCGGGCGACGTCGATCGCGTCATCGGCGTCTCGGTTGACGTGACCCGACGCGAACGTCACGAGGAAGCGCTCGCCGCGTTATCGGACATCACGCGGGAACTGCTGGAGACGGAAACCTCGGACGAGGTGTGTGCCGTCACGGTCGAAGCGGCGGAACGATTGCTATCCCTGCCGAGGACGCGCATCGCGCTGTACGACGAATCGACCGGCGCGCTCCGAACGAACGCGGAGACGACGGGTGCGGAGACGTTGCCGGACGAACTGCTGGACGGCGACGGCATCGCGTGGCAGTCGTTCATCGAGAACGAGGCCGCATTCGACGACGAAATCGTCTCCCTCCCGCTCGGGACGCACGGCGTGTTCATCACCGAAATCTCCGGGAACGCGACCCTCGACATCGCGGAACTCTGTGCCGCCGCCGTCGAATCGGCGCTCGGACGAGCGGTCCGCCAGCGCCGACTGCAGGAACAGGACGCGACGCTCCGTCGGCAGAACGCGGCGCTCGAACGGCTCAACGAACTGAACGAGGGTATCCGACGCATCGACCGGGCGCTCGTGGAGGCGCGAACCCGCGAGGAGATAGAGTCCGCCGTCTGTAGCCGCCTGACGAGCGGCGGACCGTACCGCTTCGCGTGGATCGGCGTGGACGACCCGGCGACGGGACGGGTCGTCCCGCACGAATCGGCGGGAATCGAACGGGGCTATCTCGACGCGATAGCCATCACGACCACCGACGAGACGACCGACCCGGCCGGAACCGCGCTGAAAACCGGACGGGCGCAAGTGGTGCAGGACGTCCTTCGCGGACCGCTCTCGGAGCAGTGGCAGAGCGAGGCGCTGAAACGCGGCTATCGCTCGTCGTGTTCCCTCCCGCTTCGCTACGGCGACGCCGTTTACGGGGTACTGTCGGTCTACTCCGACCAGCCGCGGACGTTCGACGAACTGGAGCGGGCCGTGCTCGAAGACGTGAGCCAGACCATCGCGTACGCCATCAACGCCGTCGAGAGCAAGAAGGCGCTCGCCGGTGGCGAGGTGGTCGAACTCGAATTCGACATCGAGGACTCGACGGTGGTGTTCGTGGACATCGCCAAAACGCTGGATTGTCACGTCGAGTTCATGGGTGTCGTCTCGAAACACGACGGCACGGTGACGGCGTTTTTCACCGTCAACGACACTTCATCGGAGGACGTCCGCGCCCTGGCGTCCCGGTCGCTGGAAGTCATCGACATCGAACGGGTGAGCAGTCGAGAAGATTCGACGCTGTTCGCCGCGACGTTGACCGGTTCGAGTTTCGTCGGGACGCTCCTCGACCACGGAGCGGTTCCCGAGACGTTCACGGTCGGACCGCTCCCGGGGACGGTGGTCGTCAGACTCCCGATGAATGCGGACGTTCGGACGTTCGTCGAAGTGCTCCAGACGCGATTCCCGGCGTTGGAACTGCGAAGCCGTCGGCACCGCGAACGACCGGTCGCGTCCGGCGACCTCGATACGGTACTCGCGGAACTCCTGACCGACCGTCAACTGGAGGTCCTGGAGACGGCCTACTACAGCGGCTTCTTCGATTCGCCCCGGAAGAGTACCGGCGAGGAAGTCGGAGGGTCGCTCGATATCTCCCAACCCACGTTCCAACATCACTTGCGCGCCGCGGAGCGGAAACTGCTCCGGAGGCTGCTCGAATCGTGAGCTTGGAGCGCCATCTAGATTGATAGCCCCCTCCTCGAATTATCACATTCAATCTAGCTGGAAGTGCCTTTACATAGTATTCCCTACCGGTGGGTATGAGAACGGATATGAAACGACGACGCGACCAAGGGGGCGACCGGGTAAGCCTCGACGTCCTGTCCGCCGTGATGGACGCGGCGGGGTACGACGATGCGACCGAGTTCGAGACGTGTTTGTACGACGTCATCGACCCGGATGCGCTCGACTCGCTCTTTCATCAGCGGACGAGAGGCGGCCGCGTCGAGTTCACGATAGACGGATTCGAGGTACGCGTACACAGCAACGGCACCGTCGAAGCCACACCGGAGTAACGATGGGCGAACAGTGCGTGGGTAAAACCGAAGCGCCGTTCGACGAGTGCGCCTGCGTCGTCTGCGGCGACGACATCGACATCGAATCGTGGCATCCGATTCTCGCCGACACCGACGCGACGGGAACGTTCCGTCTGTATCCGTTCTGTACGACCGACTGCCGAGACGCGTGGAACAGCCATCGAACC is part of the Haladaptatus paucihalophilus DX253 genome and encodes:
- a CDS encoding bacterio-opsin activator domain-containing protein; its protein translation is MSRTDIEQLALDVVPVNVAVLDENGVIVATNDAWERFGRENGLAEPTIGVNYLDVCDGADELTADEAATGIRAILSGDRTDFSLEYPCHSPDERRWFVMRAADVTDDGNRYVVVAHMNVTERHESKSEVERYEMIVRNVPVIFFVIDADGTFQLVEGSGLESTGLEDGELVGESIDDRYKDHPDILENCRRALSGEPIQTTSEFGGIIYDVVYQPVFDSAGDVDRVIGVSVDVTRRERHEEALAALSDITRELLETETSDEVCAVTVEAAERLLSLPRTRIALYDESTGALRTNAETTGAETLPDELLDGDGIAWQSFIENEAAFDDEIVSLPLGTHGVFITEISGNATLDIAELCAAAVESALGRAVRQRRLQEQDATLRRQNAALERLNELNEGIRRIDRALVEARTREEIESAVCSRLTSGGPYRFAWIGVDDPATGRVVPHESAGIERGYLDAIAITTTDETTDPAGTALKTGRAQVVQDVLRGPLSEQWQSEALKRGYRSSCSLPLRYGDAVYGVLSVYSDQPRTFDELERAVLEDVSQTIAYAINAVESKKALAGGEVVELEFDIEDSTVVFVDIAKTLDCHVEFMGVVSKHDGTVTAFFTVNDTSSEDVRALASRSLEVIDIERVSSREDSTLFAATLTGSSFVGTLLDHGAVPETFTVGPLPGTVVVRLPMNADVRTFVEVLQTRFPALELRSRRHRERPVASGDLDTVLAELLTDRQLEVLETAYYSGFFDSPRKSTGEEVGGSLDISQPTFQHHLRAAERKLLRRLLES
- a CDS encoding HalOD1 output domain-containing protein; this encodes MKRRRDQGGDRVSLDVLSAVMDAAGYDDATEFETCLYDVIDPDALDSLFHQRTRGGRVEFTIDGFEVRVHSNGTVEATPE
- a CDS encoding DUF7576 family protein encodes the protein MGEQCVGKTEAPFDECACVVCGDDIDIESWHPILADTDATGTFRLYPFCTTDCRDAWNSHRTNR
- a CDS encoding small ribosomal subunit Rsm22 family protein, encoding MNAEQREQVLSNAKYLQDVRPVDPEEISEYIEGEPHPAVVRQVLREEAGALGFVERDDGTFEPASDDPVRPEFRGVESFPETYGRKLEDLLVAEFGAGWPDGASGDELRRTIRRLKEDYFAQNPVEYDYRVALGYAIYHLPDYYAVVQYVLSELAGRGLLPGKLRVLDVGAGVGGPALGLHDFLPSETFVEYHAVEPSDAADVLAAMLEETGENFYPTVHRDTAEAFEPEDGEAEYDLIVFANVLSELSDPEAVVRKYLDYLAPDGSMVAIAPADKNASIGLREVERSVADRTTVFSPTLRLWPGEEPSDDCWSFDVKPELSVPPFQRRLDAGESGDGEGDGDDSESGADGRSEDASEHVEHRGIDASNYEFESDDGAKETSEQGIDASEYGLDASEYDASAGEHDVSSGDGLDANGRGMDASGRGTDVAEPSETVTLDDIEGDGEFVNVDVQFSHVVLRTDGTRRREFTASRAESAKMAEMERHVTERVNLVAVKLSHSLSEDGENPVFKVSDGSEAVGNFAVLTKETSLNRALREAAYGALLSFEDVLVLWNEDEKAYNLVVDERTVVDRR